Proteins from a single region of Apis mellifera strain DH4 linkage group LG7, Amel_HAv3.1, whole genome shotgun sequence:
- the LOC100576260 gene encoding uncharacterized protein LOC100576260, with protein MSNTKMFSLFKISNSPSTNFLQEVFSPMKNIDRIVINKIITLFVFQGSRIRVLKTSHLRERRDENEDCENIAYITVILALKAIVDWNAPSREEDSLRSMCNLTIKRRSKSRIQKYMLYDRLHITSQPLTIARSFSYEPDCVIASHMLATDV; from the exons ATGTCGAATACTAAAATGttttcactttttaaaatttcaaattctcctTCGACAAATTTTCTCCAAGAAGTATTCTctccaatgaaaaatatagatagaatCGTCATCAATAAGATAATTACGTTGTTCGTATTTCAAGGCAGTAGAATAAGAGTTCTTAAGACATCGCATCTGCGAGAGAGAAGGGATGAAAACGAAGACTGTGAAAACATAGCATACATAACAGTTATTCTCGCGTTGAAGGCAATCGTCGATTGGAATGCGCCATCCAGAGAAGAAGACTCGTTACGTTCTATgtgtaatttaacaattaagaGAAGATCAAAG TCAAGGATACAAAAGTATATGTTATACGACAGGCTGCATATTACTTCTCAACCGTTGACAATCGCACGTTCCTTTTCGTATGAGCCAGACTGTGTAATTGCATCACACATGCTCGCGACTGATGTCTGA
- the LOC726699 gene encoding uncharacterized protein LOC726699 isoform X1: MSCVGMSCYEDGFRLAGPASECSLRSKARIDALFEDSRSIYGSNIGGWYGGVSTMNSNYVENVGAEEQRRVNSAVQARIEAMFASVEAESGTPEECVAAILPVKYMGAAPVGGRVASVRGLQEPLRQLLERIDESVRAELEVSRRGLSFRINDTCEKNNPFRRIAVWSALRLRGKRVQSGELHHAFLPLVGDHEQSQTGEEKHADLYRTMRGLKTTAENYPPIFAVVMRRPGATRLLECHAFACKTEDDAVAAAATLYRALLADLDANRRRPRHANGVGCVSLASIASSDRKLPSLSSRLGIRANISQAESVKPTASHPVRPPRTKKTTSVSSSVTEDESSKPSELQKAPRRKKKNSDVKAEDILEARGRRRETPKEKMIPMMVQNFNSIQKNFDSRGNLSEKEEWQNSKNKIFGGKSDSMVSEKIEIDNFNKSSSKIYDIGANGLYETVSNRYEMCPVSGKAGKNENLRKQTPESENAKDKMYEKTRDSYELIPSKDVSKSQEAYSSNKSLKSNALIHERIEKPTCKSEENSLYERANKRGSRERLYEDHFKDVDKIYSLAQEDIQRTGKLERGKIRSSQEDIFFARSRKTDFYQSSQENFDDSVSVERRRSRDHEKCTSGKRVSRVVTMDKPLKKQSSDSTSNLDLSECNQPRIRKRSRAGSEPPVSRSEDGTKNLQEGKLKRSQSDIDVDRGDLMTRVELPRRGSFLNPGSARRPNSIKGGTPLGFTELFDEFRNQEGLTSVDDILAAIIDPEGMSFNDLKPLYKEFLLKLAATLTQDELYQRSASIMRRRRRPQRRRSNRRTCLLGRAIKRSVSRLKGGPTEFTSVIFPAKRLNDSFGSSSSCDVRNNHRNRVLANRLAKRRSSWRTSKNGCHTTSEDSDTCRRLNRSAGVAANRSSSGYVSCSECSYDSESCTCVSADKCYCSLSRRIPEQPHVPPNTVVCSCDTDSCSESNKCYCARQPIRPTILEQLRQRGIVPYESTLSRAGSPDRARATKTGRGRTPSQGLDVLKKQSSSSYGSSNNLALDYDLFNPDRKSQQSSDSEKVLVVSARDTQGRLVYVGGADRNKKCHSHSSGRSGAHHEALSIKKSAEIAAVFGADSNRISRRASNASSIKSSISLEAGLGYLP, translated from the exons atgtcttGCGTGGGGATGTCCTGTTACGAAGATGGCTTCCGGTTGGCTGGTCCCGCATCGGAATGCTCTCTCAGGAGCAAAGCTCGCATCGATGCCCTTTTCGAGGACTCGAg aTCGATTTACGGATCCAACATTGGCGGATGGTACGGTGGGGTATCGACTATGAACTCGAATTACGTGGAGAACGTGGGGGCGGAAGAGCAAAGGCGGGTGAACAGCGCCGTGCAAGCGCGGATCGAAGCGATGTTCGCCTCGGTGGAGGCCGAAAGCGGAACACCCGAAGAATGCGTCGCTGCAATTTTACcg GTGAAATACATGGGAGCAGCTCCAGTGGGTGGTCGCGTAGCCAGCGTGCGAGGTCTCCAAGAGCCTCTGCGTCAGCTTCTGGAAAGGATCGACGAATCCGTGAGGGCGGAACTCGAGGTTTCGAGACGAGGGCTCAGTTTTCGCATCAACGACACCTGCGAGAAGAACAACCCCTTTCGCAGAATCGCGGTGTGGAGCGCGCTCAGGCTGCGCGGTAAACGCGTGCAATCGGGAGAGCTGCATCACGCTTTCTTGCCGTTGGTAGGCGATCACGAGCAGAGCCAGACAGGCGAGGAGAAGCACGCAGACTTGTACAG AACGATGCGTGGATTGAAAACGACAGCGGAAAATTATCCACCCATATTCGCGGTGGTGATGCGACGACCAGGCGCGACGAGATTATTAGAGTGTCACGCGTTCGCGTGTAAAACGGAAGACGACGCGGTGGCCGCGGCTGCGACCCTCTACAGAGCTCTTCTGGCCGATCTCGATGCGAATCGGCGTCGGCCAAGGCACGCGAATGGCGTTGGTTGCGTGAGCCTAGCTTCGATAGCCTCCAGCGATCGAAAACTGCCCAGCCTGAGCAGCAGACTCGGCATCAGAGCGAACATTTCCCAAGCGGAGTCTGTTAAGCCGACTGCTTCGCATCCTGTGAGACCGCCGCGAACGAAGAAGACCACCTCGGTGTCCAGTTCGGTGACGGAGGACGAAAGCTCGAAACCGTCGGAGTTGCAAAAAGCGccgagaaggaagaagaagaattcggACGTGAAGGCGGAAGATATATTGGAGGCGCGAGGGAGAAGAAGGGAGACGCCGAAGGAAAAGATGATTCCGATGATGGTGCAGAATTTCAATTCTATCCAGAAAAACTTCGATTCGAGGGGGAATCTGTCTGAAAAGGAAGAGTGGCAAAACTCGAAGAACAAGATATTTGGAGGTAAATCAGACTCGATGGTGtcggaaaaaattgaaattgacaatttcaataaatcctCGAGTAAAATTTACGATATCGGAGCTAATGGATTGTACGAGACTGTTTCCAATAGATACGAGATGTGTCCTGTGAGTGGAAAAGCAGGGAAAAATGAGAATCTTAGGAAGCAGACCCCCGAATCGGAAAACGCGAAGGACAAGATGTACGAAAAGACGCGTGATTCCTACGAGCTGATCCCTTCGAAAGATGTCTCGAAGAGTCAAGAGGCGTATTCCTCGAATAAATCTCTCAAATCGAACGCTTTGATCCACGAAAGGATCGAGAAACCGACTTGCAAGAGCGAAGAAAACTCGTTGTACGAACGAGCGAATAAAAGAGGTAGCAGGGAGAGACTCTACGAGGATCATTTCAAAGACGTTGACAAGATATACAGCCTTGCTCAAGAGGATATTCAGAGAACCGGTAAACTCGAGAGAGGGAAGATAAGAAGTTCCCAGGAGGACATTTTCTTCGCCAGATCTCGTAAAACTGACTTTTACCAATCGAGTCAGGAGAATTTCGACGATTCCGTGTCCGTGGAACGAAGAAGATCGAGGGACCATGAAAAATGTACATCTGGAAAACGCGTGAGCAGAGTTGTCACTATGGACAAGCCTCTGAAGAAACAGTCGAGCGATTCCACGTCGAATTTGGACTTATCCGAGTGTAATCAGCCGAGGATCAGGAAGAGGAGCAGAGCTGGCAGCGAGCCACCCGTTAGCAGATCCGAGGACGGGACGAAGAACCTTCAAGAAGGCAAATTGAAGAGATCTCAAAGCGACATTGACGTGGATCGAGGAGATCTGATGACCAGGGTCGAGTTGCCTAGAAGAGGAAGCTTTTTGAATCCTGGAAGCGCTAGGAGGCCTAACAGCATCAAAGGTGGCACTCCTCTAGGATTCACAGAGCTGTTCGACGAGTTTAGAAATCAGGAAGGTCTGACCAGTGTTGACGATATCTTGGCAGCTATTATCG ATCCCGAGGGGATGTCCTTCAACGATTTGAAACCATTGTATAAAGAATTCTTGTTAAAATTGGCGGCGACGTTGACGCAGGATGAGTTGTATCAGAGATCAGCGAGCATAATGAGAAGGCGTCGAAGACCTCAACGAAGACGATCGAATCGACGAACCTGCTTACTTGGCAGGGCTATCAAGAGGTCGGTGTCGAGGTTGAAAGGTGGACCGACAGAATTCACTTCCGTCATATTCCCTGCAAAAAGATTGAACGACAGTTTCGGTAGCAGTTCTTCCTGCGATGTCAGAAACAATCACAGAAACCGCGTATTGGCTAACAGGCTGGCGAAGAGAAGGTCTTCTTGGAGGACGAGTAAAAATGGTTGCCACACTACTTCGGAGGACAGTGAtacat GTAGAAGACTAAACAGAAGCGCAGGCGTTGCCGCGAATAGGAGCAGCAGTGGTTACGTGAGTTGCAGCGAGTGCAGTTACGATTCCGAGTCTTGCACCTGCGTATCGGCGGACAAGTGTTACTGCTCGTTGTCCAGAAGGATTCCGGAACAGCCTCACGTACCTCCAAACACGGTGGTGTGCTCGTGTGACACCGACAGCTGCTCCGAGAGCAATAAGTGTTACTGCGCCCGACAACCGATTCGTCCGACAATCCTGGAACAATTGAGGCAAAGGGGCATCGTGCCCTACGAAAGCACCTTAAGCCGAGCCGGAAGCCCAGACAGGGCACGGGCGACGAAGACTGGGAGAGGTCGAACGCCTTCTCAAGGTTTGGATGTACTCAAG AAGCAGTCGTCGTCAAGCTATGGCAGTTCGAACAATCTCGCCCTGGATTACGATCTTTTCAATCCAGATCGGAAATCTCAACAATCGTCGGACAGTGAAAAAGTGTTGGTCGTTAGTGCCAGAGACACACAGGGTCGTTTGGTATACGTTGGTGGGGCAGACAGGAATAAGAAATGTCATTCCCATTCTTCCGGTCGATCTGGAGCGCATCACGAAGCCCTTTCCATCAAGAAAAGCGCGGAAATCGCGGCAGTCTTCGGGGCTGATTCGAATAGGATCAGTAGACGAGCTAGTAATGCCTCCAGCATTAAGAGTTCTATTAGTCTCGAGGCTGGACTAGGATATTTACCATGA
- the LOC726699 gene encoding uncharacterized protein LOC726699 isoform X2 — protein MSCVGMSCYEDGFRLAGPASECSLRSKARIDALFEDSRSIYGSNIGGWYGGVSTMNSNYVENVGAEEQRRVNSAVQARIEAMFASVEAESGTPEECVAAILPVKYMGAAPVGGRVASVRGLQEPLRQLLERIDESVRAELEVSRRGLSFRINDTCEKNNPFRRIAVWSALRLRGKRVQSGELHHAFLPLVGDHEQSQTGEEKHADLYRTMRGLKTTAENYPPIFAVVMRRPGATRLLECHAFACKTEDDAVAAAATLYRALLADLDANRRRPRHANGVGCVSLASIASSDRKLPSLSSRLGIRANISQAESVKPTASHPVRPPRTKKTTSVSSSVTEDESSKPSELQKAPRRKKKNSDVKAEDILEARGRRRETPKEKMIPMMVQNFNSIQKNFDSRGNLSEKEEWQNSKNKIFGGKSDSMVSEKIEIDNFNKSSSKIYDIGANGLYETVSNRYEMCPVSGKAGKNENLRKQTPESENAKDKMYEKTRDSYELIPSKDVSKSQEAYSSNKSLKSNALIHERIEKPTCKSEENSLYERANKRGSRERLYEDHFKDVDKIYSLAQEDIQRTGKLERGKIRSSQEDIFFARSRKTDFYQSSQENFDDSVSVERRRSRDHEKCTSGKRVSRVVTMDKPLKKQSSDSTSNLDLSECNQPRIRKRSRAGSEPPVSRSEDGTKNLQEGKLKRSQSDIDVDRGDLMTRVELPRRGSFLNPGSARRPNSIKGGTPLGFTELFDEFRNQEGLTSVDDILAAIIDPEGMSFNDLKPLYKEFLLKLAATLTQDELYQRSASIMRRRRRPQRRRSNRRTCLLGRAIKRSVSRLKGGPTEFTSVIFPAKRLNDSFGSSSSCDVRNNHRNRVLANRLAKRRSSWRTSKNGCHTTSEDSDTCRRLNRSAGVAANRSSSGYVSCSECSYDSESCTCVSADKCYCSLSRRIPEQPHVPPNTVVCSCDTDSCSESNKCYCARQPIRPTILEQLRQRGIVPYESTLSRAGSPDRARATKTGRGRTPSQEAVVVKLWQFEQSRPGLRSFQSRSEISTIVGQ, from the exons atgtcttGCGTGGGGATGTCCTGTTACGAAGATGGCTTCCGGTTGGCTGGTCCCGCATCGGAATGCTCTCTCAGGAGCAAAGCTCGCATCGATGCCCTTTTCGAGGACTCGAg aTCGATTTACGGATCCAACATTGGCGGATGGTACGGTGGGGTATCGACTATGAACTCGAATTACGTGGAGAACGTGGGGGCGGAAGAGCAAAGGCGGGTGAACAGCGCCGTGCAAGCGCGGATCGAAGCGATGTTCGCCTCGGTGGAGGCCGAAAGCGGAACACCCGAAGAATGCGTCGCTGCAATTTTACcg GTGAAATACATGGGAGCAGCTCCAGTGGGTGGTCGCGTAGCCAGCGTGCGAGGTCTCCAAGAGCCTCTGCGTCAGCTTCTGGAAAGGATCGACGAATCCGTGAGGGCGGAACTCGAGGTTTCGAGACGAGGGCTCAGTTTTCGCATCAACGACACCTGCGAGAAGAACAACCCCTTTCGCAGAATCGCGGTGTGGAGCGCGCTCAGGCTGCGCGGTAAACGCGTGCAATCGGGAGAGCTGCATCACGCTTTCTTGCCGTTGGTAGGCGATCACGAGCAGAGCCAGACAGGCGAGGAGAAGCACGCAGACTTGTACAG AACGATGCGTGGATTGAAAACGACAGCGGAAAATTATCCACCCATATTCGCGGTGGTGATGCGACGACCAGGCGCGACGAGATTATTAGAGTGTCACGCGTTCGCGTGTAAAACGGAAGACGACGCGGTGGCCGCGGCTGCGACCCTCTACAGAGCTCTTCTGGCCGATCTCGATGCGAATCGGCGTCGGCCAAGGCACGCGAATGGCGTTGGTTGCGTGAGCCTAGCTTCGATAGCCTCCAGCGATCGAAAACTGCCCAGCCTGAGCAGCAGACTCGGCATCAGAGCGAACATTTCCCAAGCGGAGTCTGTTAAGCCGACTGCTTCGCATCCTGTGAGACCGCCGCGAACGAAGAAGACCACCTCGGTGTCCAGTTCGGTGACGGAGGACGAAAGCTCGAAACCGTCGGAGTTGCAAAAAGCGccgagaaggaagaagaagaattcggACGTGAAGGCGGAAGATATATTGGAGGCGCGAGGGAGAAGAAGGGAGACGCCGAAGGAAAAGATGATTCCGATGATGGTGCAGAATTTCAATTCTATCCAGAAAAACTTCGATTCGAGGGGGAATCTGTCTGAAAAGGAAGAGTGGCAAAACTCGAAGAACAAGATATTTGGAGGTAAATCAGACTCGATGGTGtcggaaaaaattgaaattgacaatttcaataaatcctCGAGTAAAATTTACGATATCGGAGCTAATGGATTGTACGAGACTGTTTCCAATAGATACGAGATGTGTCCTGTGAGTGGAAAAGCAGGGAAAAATGAGAATCTTAGGAAGCAGACCCCCGAATCGGAAAACGCGAAGGACAAGATGTACGAAAAGACGCGTGATTCCTACGAGCTGATCCCTTCGAAAGATGTCTCGAAGAGTCAAGAGGCGTATTCCTCGAATAAATCTCTCAAATCGAACGCTTTGATCCACGAAAGGATCGAGAAACCGACTTGCAAGAGCGAAGAAAACTCGTTGTACGAACGAGCGAATAAAAGAGGTAGCAGGGAGAGACTCTACGAGGATCATTTCAAAGACGTTGACAAGATATACAGCCTTGCTCAAGAGGATATTCAGAGAACCGGTAAACTCGAGAGAGGGAAGATAAGAAGTTCCCAGGAGGACATTTTCTTCGCCAGATCTCGTAAAACTGACTTTTACCAATCGAGTCAGGAGAATTTCGACGATTCCGTGTCCGTGGAACGAAGAAGATCGAGGGACCATGAAAAATGTACATCTGGAAAACGCGTGAGCAGAGTTGTCACTATGGACAAGCCTCTGAAGAAACAGTCGAGCGATTCCACGTCGAATTTGGACTTATCCGAGTGTAATCAGCCGAGGATCAGGAAGAGGAGCAGAGCTGGCAGCGAGCCACCCGTTAGCAGATCCGAGGACGGGACGAAGAACCTTCAAGAAGGCAAATTGAAGAGATCTCAAAGCGACATTGACGTGGATCGAGGAGATCTGATGACCAGGGTCGAGTTGCCTAGAAGAGGAAGCTTTTTGAATCCTGGAAGCGCTAGGAGGCCTAACAGCATCAAAGGTGGCACTCCTCTAGGATTCACAGAGCTGTTCGACGAGTTTAGAAATCAGGAAGGTCTGACCAGTGTTGACGATATCTTGGCAGCTATTATCG ATCCCGAGGGGATGTCCTTCAACGATTTGAAACCATTGTATAAAGAATTCTTGTTAAAATTGGCGGCGACGTTGACGCAGGATGAGTTGTATCAGAGATCAGCGAGCATAATGAGAAGGCGTCGAAGACCTCAACGAAGACGATCGAATCGACGAACCTGCTTACTTGGCAGGGCTATCAAGAGGTCGGTGTCGAGGTTGAAAGGTGGACCGACAGAATTCACTTCCGTCATATTCCCTGCAAAAAGATTGAACGACAGTTTCGGTAGCAGTTCTTCCTGCGATGTCAGAAACAATCACAGAAACCGCGTATTGGCTAACAGGCTGGCGAAGAGAAGGTCTTCTTGGAGGACGAGTAAAAATGGTTGCCACACTACTTCGGAGGACAGTGAtacat GTAGAAGACTAAACAGAAGCGCAGGCGTTGCCGCGAATAGGAGCAGCAGTGGTTACGTGAGTTGCAGCGAGTGCAGTTACGATTCCGAGTCTTGCACCTGCGTATCGGCGGACAAGTGTTACTGCTCGTTGTCCAGAAGGATTCCGGAACAGCCTCACGTACCTCCAAACACGGTGGTGTGCTCGTGTGACACCGACAGCTGCTCCGAGAGCAATAAGTGTTACTGCGCCCGACAACCGATTCGTCCGACAATCCTGGAACAATTGAGGCAAAGGGGCATCGTGCCCTACGAAAGCACCTTAAGCCGAGCCGGAAGCCCAGACAGGGCACGGGCGACGAAGACTGGGAGAGGTCGAACGCCTTCTCAAG AAGCAGTCGTCGTCAAGCTATGGCAGTTCGAACAATCTCGCCCTGGATTACGATCTTTTCAATCCAGATCGGAAATCTCAACAATCGTCGGACAGTGA